aatcattctaaaaaaaagtTCGAAGAAGAGTTCATCATTAAATTACAACGTGAGCGAATGAATGAAGCGACATGCGTCCATCGCAAACCTGTAGTATACATTCAGTTCTAGCAGTGAGCTCGCGGGATGTCAGGCAACAGTCTCACCTCTTTCTTCCGTCCTGATAGAAGCGCGGCCTATACATATACGAAACGAACCTCCTACCAATTTGGTACCGCTGCGTTTCCAGTTGGTACGTCAACGGCGATCAAGCTGTCCACGTCATCGTCAGCATCCTTGATATACACCAGTGGTGAGATCCAAGCGATAGCAGCAACAACCGCAACACTGACGGCACTATCAACAACAGTAACAACAGTGACGacaactacgacgacgacgacaacgacgacagcAACAATGGCGGTCGCAGCAGCTGCAGCAGCAACAGCTGGTATTCTTCAATGGCCGAGTCCTCACACTGTCCaggatattttatcgattggCGTCACTGCGAATGGCACACCAAGTACCACCTTCTCCTTGCCTGATTCACCCGCTTGCACGAGCTTCCTTctcaacaataacaataacagtcACATCACCAACAACAACGTTAGCTACCACGATCTTTCCCaccgtcatcatcatcatcatcatcatcagcagcagcagcagcagcaacagcaacagcaacacgATCAATTGCATCATCGGCAGAATAACGACAGTACCTCAGGGAGCAATAACAGCaacaataacagtaataataataataacgacgacAGCAATAACGGTAGTAGTAATGCCAGTTGCGATAGTCTCGGCAATAATAACAGAGAAACGACACCAAGTGGGTACCAAAGTCTCCCTTATCAagctcatcatcatcatcatcattatcatcaccatcatcatcaacaacaGCAGTATTATGCTTCCGCGCTctatcaccatcatcatcatcatcatcatcatccagATAGCGTGAGACCGCTCGCGGCCGGCTCGCCCGTTCTCTCGCCGGTTCTTTCGGTTCAACCAATAATGATGCAACTATCGAGTAGTCAACCTGCCAGCCCGTGTAATTAACGGTCGATAGACATTTTCTCGGTATGTGTTCATCGTTATTCAATGATCGTTATTCAACTCAAATCAATAATGAGCTGTGTGAATTGAAAAAGACTTTGTAGAAAGAAACAGTGCCTTTCGTAGATTCGATTCGATGATACGTAATCGACAAACCCAATTTGAAAGTAGGTACTCTAATCGCCAATATCCTAAATACCAAAGACTATCTCTAggtatctcttttcttcattctctatttttctttactacgCGTTTCGCGTTCTAACTTTCTATCGAAAATTACCaatgaaatgattattaagtagatagatacgtGTTTGCGTAGACGAACGAAGTGATATTTCAGTGAAGTGCACTAAATATTTACACGTAGATATGCGAAGGAGACTATGAAAAACTATGATATCGcagatcaatttttttattattccaaatGGTAGCTACGATGACGATgaagatttttgaaaaaaatattatacgtgaTCTGGTGAAAGTGTCGGTTGGTTATTTGTCATTACAAATGGAGAATCTTTTTTGTCCATggattatttttgaaaaaaaccTACGTCacatcatttttatcgtactATATCATTGGTAGCcgttgataaaatttttatgaaattcaaTGGCCGGTACGTTATGTGATTGCTCGTTATACAAgatctttaatatttgtttctaaCAAACGTTAAGAGATAATTGTCGTACATACGAGActctatttatatacatattacaaatatgtatacttattgaaaaggtaagaaaagaaatcgtgtTTAAACATAATACATCATTTCTTAATTGGTGCCAAAAAAGGGTAATACGTTTGAAATCAAAATGAATTGATGATGAATGAAttggtttttttttagtaaagaAAACCTAACGTGcctttatatcataattacaCTTAATTACACGTTTCTTCTCGTTTAGTTTAGAAACGTATCTATAGATAAAACAACGATCTTTGAGAAAGTATTAACTTCGTGTCTTTTACGACCAATCATATCACGTCGTGCGTACTTAACACACGTATTACCAGTATTCAACATGTTTGAGTTGATGATTAATACCAAAAATCAGTACGCGATATAACgtgttattttaataaatatatgatgtttaattattacgaaGAGCTTCGTGTCTCTTTTGttcgatttaaatatatatgtatatatacatatatatatcgttttatcctcttcgtacgtacgtacgtatgtatgtgtgtatgtatgtatgtacctatgaACGCATATACGTCATATAATCGTAAAAAGCAAATTTGGATATTTCGAGGAAGAAATACGCCATGCATAGAATTTAACGCGTAATAATTCTGTAACTCTACGAGCCGACGAAAAGGAGTTAACCCTTCgtataaagattataaaagCAGACGCTCCTACTTCGTCCAATCAGAAGCGATCGAGCGTGAAATCCCACCTCTTCGACGATGTTGAACACCCACTCTCGGCGGTCCTAGCTTGGAAGGCCGCAAACAGAGTAGCCAATCACGGTTCATCTCTCTAAGCAGGTAAGTAAATATGATGTATTTTTCTGCGAATGAAAAGGAATTGTTATTAAATCCTAAACAActacaattaatatataatttctttttatcgcatCGAGtgtcaataaaaagaaagagagagagagagagagagagagagagagagaaagagaccatACCAATAACAGAATATTAATAgaacaatatttaaattggTCGCGCAATCTCCTTTGTAAAATGAATCCATAATTTTTTACAGAGATTGAACATAAAAGCGTAGAAGCAAAAGACGCTTCCGCGTAAAAGGGGGGTCCTTGGTAGAGTCGTTTCTATGTATAcgttatgtttcttttcttttttggacaTTTAGACACACATAATATAACGAAGGCCAGTCGTTACGGCGTTTGGAAGCCGTCCCTTTGAAATTCGAACGTTCATTCCTACTCCGCCCACGGGTATTCTATTATACTAGTTTAAAAGGAGCGACAGGAGCACGATTGAAGTGGAAACTCGTTATTACTGCGCGTTCTTCAGAAACCACCATCGAAGGGTGTCAGCTTTCCCCTCTCGTTCTcattatttcttatcaaaatGTGAATGAgaacaaattttcattcgatccACGGCAGCCATTTTGATTGTCTGGCGCGAGTTTTAAACTTGTCGTGCAATcaccgaaagaaagaaggcaGAGCGGGGACGAGTGGAAAAAACTGATAACATAAGTTACATGTTAATTTTTCTAGATATTTAACGAATAAGAAATACTTAATAGCTATCGCGAAAGCGCGATGAAGTACCTACACTCGTTCGTCTTCCCTATAGGATCCTTAAAATACAGGGGCAATATCTTCTCCTCGTGATGTTTCTTCCTACGGTACGACGCCACCGTGAACGCGTTTCGCTCGATTAGGAGCTGCGCCATGATGGAAATGCAGCTAATATAAATTGGCGAAACTAAGaagtttctctctgtctccttctCTTGCGGTGACGAGCGTTCAGCGAacctttaatttataattagaatGAAAGTTCTCGAAaacagagaaataagaaaatttttttttaataccggCAAGTTCATTCTTTAACCTAAATagtcattaaatatttatatatatatataaaaataaataaatatatatatattaaattagcGAATACCATAAAATGTTCTTATATCAAATAACTTTTCgaaacaccctgtatatcACTATTTTGCATACCAGTCTCGAAGTCATAAgagtaaataagaaagaaagagagaaagagag
This window of the Vespula vulgaris chromosome 6, iyVesVulg1.1, whole genome shotgun sequence genome carries:
- the LOC127064509 gene encoding paired box pox-meso protein-like isoform X2, which produces MDPIVLESAGEIGTQQQQQHQHQHQHQHHHPHQQQQQQQQQQQQQQQQQQQQQQQQQYGEVNQLGGVFVNGRPLPNAVRLRIVELAQLGIRPCDISRQLRVSHGCVSKILARYHETGSILPGAIGGSKPRVTTPKVVQYIKQLKLKDPGIFAWEIRDRLLSDGVCDKYNVPSVSSISRILRNKVGTSTTMHHHPHHPAHHHHHLYAAAAAAAGAALCPVPYPPAPYHPTPSPTHHHHHHHQVGTSTAIKLSTSSSASLIYTSGEIQAIAATTATLTALSTTVTTVTTTTTTTTTTTATMAVAAAAAATAGILQWPSPHTVQDILSIGVTANGTPSTTFSLPDSPACTSFLLNNNNNSHITNNNVSYHDLSHRHHHHHHHQQQQQQQQQQQHDQLHHRQNNDSTSGSNNSNNNSNNNNNDDSNNGSSNASCDSLGNNNRETTPSGYQSLPYQAHHHHHHYHHHHHQQQQYYASALYHHHHHHHHHPDSVRPLAAGSPVLSPVLSVQPIMMQLSSSQPASPCN
- the LOC127064509 gene encoding paired box pox-meso protein-like isoform X1 → MPCQLLIACFQSFLSSSVVVERERNTSKSAGEIGTQQQQQHQHQHQHQHHHPHQQQQQQQQQQQQQQQQQQQQQQQQQYGEVNQLGGVFVNGRPLPNAVRLRIVELAQLGIRPCDISRQLRVSHGCVSKILARYHETGSILPGAIGGSKPRVTTPKVVQYIKQLKLKDPGIFAWEIRDRLLSDGVCDKYNVPSVSSISRILRNKVGTSTTMHHHPHHPAHHHHHLYAAAAAAAGAALCPVPYPPAPYHPTPSPTHHHHHHHQVGTSTAIKLSTSSSASLIYTSGEIQAIAATTATLTALSTTVTTVTTTTTTTTTTTATMAVAAAAAATAGILQWPSPHTVQDILSIGVTANGTPSTTFSLPDSPACTSFLLNNNNNSHITNNNVSYHDLSHRHHHHHHHQQQQQQQQQQQHDQLHHRQNNDSTSGSNNSNNNSNNNNNDDSNNGSSNASCDSLGNNNRETTPSGYQSLPYQAHHHHHHYHHHHHQQQQYYASALYHHHHHHHHHPDSVRPLAAGSPVLSPVLSVQPIMMQLSSSQPASPCN